A region from the Acidobacteriota bacterium genome encodes:
- a CDS encoding amidohydrolase family protein, which translates to MRFLTLCLLVLWSSIVFAQQYDLVLEGGRVLDPETGLDAVRNVGINNGKIARISTDALRGKRVVTASGLVVAPGFIDLHQHGQEIESQRVKAFDGVTTALELEIGVPNVAEFLKMKEGKSLIHYGSAASHVAARSLVFGAPLSGAATAHAGIPEILPKSGPATDQHATPEQIEAIKKQLRAELAAGGLAIGMGIQYTPGATRREVIEIFRFAAAQGVPVYTHMRSAGRVEPGSAIEAVGEVIGASAITGATLHIVHINSTCQRDAMECLSMVEGARARGLDVTTEAYPYIPGMTSLNSALFNPGWQEKLGISYNELVLPNTGEHLTKARFDELHSSTVTQSVLIYANTQEMVDQIIPHPMVMIASDGAQGHPRNAGTFSRILAQYVREKQTLTLMDAIRKMSLMPAQVLEKSTPAGRAKGRLQEGADADIVVFDPKTIADRSTFQLPMEPSVGVQYLVVGGTLLIDQGKLATNVFPGRAIVGPKLSE; encoded by the coding sequence ATGCGCTTCCTGACGTTGTGCTTGCTGGTCTTGTGGTCTTCGATCGTATTCGCGCAGCAATATGACCTCGTTCTCGAAGGCGGCCGGGTACTCGATCCCGAAACCGGCCTCGATGCAGTCCGCAACGTCGGCATCAACAACGGGAAGATCGCGCGCATCTCTACCGATGCCTTGCGTGGAAAACGGGTAGTCACTGCGTCCGGACTGGTCGTCGCGCCCGGCTTCATTGACCTGCATCAGCACGGCCAGGAAATTGAAAGCCAGCGCGTCAAAGCATTCGATGGGGTGACCACTGCGTTGGAACTCGAAATCGGAGTTCCGAATGTTGCAGAGTTTCTGAAAATGAAGGAAGGGAAATCACTGATCCACTACGGCAGCGCGGCCAGCCATGTGGCGGCACGGTCGCTCGTATTCGGTGCGCCTCTTTCAGGCGCTGCAACGGCTCACGCCGGCATCCCTGAAATTCTTCCCAAGAGTGGACCCGCCACCGACCAGCACGCGACGCCTGAGCAGATCGAAGCCATCAAGAAACAATTGCGCGCAGAACTCGCTGCCGGCGGATTGGCGATCGGCATGGGAATTCAATACACACCCGGCGCCACTCGACGGGAAGTGATCGAGATCTTCCGGTTCGCTGCCGCGCAGGGTGTTCCCGTCTACACGCACATGCGCAGTGCCGGGCGTGTCGAACCGGGCTCCGCGATTGAGGCCGTTGGCGAAGTGATCGGCGCGTCCGCGATCACGGGCGCCACCCTGCATATCGTGCACATCAACAGCACTTGCCAGCGCGATGCCATGGAGTGCCTGTCGATGGTGGAAGGCGCACGCGCGCGCGGCCTCGACGTGACAACCGAGGCATATCCGTACATCCCCGGAATGACTTCCTTAAACTCGGCGCTGTTCAATCCGGGCTGGCAAGAAAAACTTGGCATCAGCTACAACGAACTCGTGCTCCCCAACACCGGCGAGCATCTGACCAAGGCGCGCTTCGACGAGCTGCACAGTTCCACGGTGACGCAGAGTGTGCTGATTTACGCCAACACACAGGAAATGGTGGACCAGATCATTCCCCACCCCATGGTCATGATCGCCAGCGATGGCGCCCAAGGTCATCCGCGAAATGCTGGAACGTTTTCGCGAATTCTCGCCCAGTATGTGCGCGAGAAGCAGACGTTGACTCTCATGGATGCGATCCGGAAGATGTCGCTGATGCCTGCTCAAGTGTTGGAGAAATCGACCCCCGCAGGGCGCGCCAAGGGACGATTGCAGGAAGGCGCCGACGCCGATATCGTCGTGTTCGACCCGAAAACGATTGCCGATCGTTCGACGTTTCAGTTGCCGATGGAGCCCAGCGTTGGCGTGCAGTACCTGGTCGTCGGAGGCACGCTTCTCATCGATCAGGGCAAATTAGCAACGAACGTCTTCCCGGGACGAGCGATTGTCGGGCCCAAATTGTCAGAGTAG
- a CDS encoding RidA family protein: MGKQFSRTVLLLVIAITSLTAGSLFLPACDAQEHRAINLSPGRNLPFNDGIVAGNTLYVAGQEGTDDQGKLVAGGISTEAKAALENIQKVVKAAGFELKDIVSVTVYLADIREFGEMNKAYREFMPDPKPARATIQAVALVNNARIEISAIAVKQK; the protein is encoded by the coding sequence GTGGGAAAACAGTTCAGCCGTACGGTGCTGTTGCTTGTCATAGCGATCACATCGTTGACCGCAGGATCGTTATTTCTTCCCGCCTGTGATGCCCAGGAACACAGGGCGATCAATCTCTCCCCTGGCCGAAATCTCCCCTTCAACGACGGCATCGTGGCAGGCAACACCCTGTACGTCGCGGGGCAGGAAGGTACGGACGATCAGGGCAAACTGGTTGCTGGCGGAATCAGCACAGAAGCCAAAGCCGCGCTGGAAAATATCCAGAAAGTTGTTAAGGCGGCGGGATTCGAATTGAAAGACATTGTTTCCGTCACCGTGTATCTGGCCGACATTCGCGAGTTTGGCGAGATGAATAAAGCGTATCGCGAATTCATGCCCGACCCAAAACCCGCACGCGCCACCATCCAAGCGGTCGCCTTGGTCAACAACGCTCGTATCGAAATTTCCGCGATTGCAGTGAAGCAAAAATAG
- a CDS encoding DUF1624 domain-containing protein, which yields MGVPSSQTATGTDAFTPPATRIASIDLIRGAVMILMAIDHVRVFAGVPAGGPTPGVFFTRWITHFCAPAFIFLAGTSIYFYSRKHTDFSKFLLIRGAWLIALEFTVLRVAWTFNFDFMHYEMAGVIWVIGICMILMAGLVKLPLKVVGTIGVAIIALHNLMDPHMGKLLEGLDQSRISGLWKLLYVGFFAGPIQFGPNGPNLIVLYSIIPWIGVMAAGYAFGTILLLEPGRRNRLCLIIGLSAIGLFLLLRGFNLYGDPRPWHHPVPGQNGSQSMPAALSFLNTSKYPASLLFLLMTLGPIMALIPLLEGLRGALARQIAMFGRVPFFFYVLHIPLIHVLACVVSKIRFGIVSPWLFTNHPMGNPEPPEGYMWSLPLLYLVWAMTIVLLYFACRWFADFKARRNDWWLKYV from the coding sequence ATGGGCGTACCTTCCAGCCAGACTGCAACTGGGACCGACGCATTCACACCGCCGGCTACAAGAATTGCCTCCATCGACCTCATTCGCGGCGCAGTGATGATCCTGATGGCCATCGATCATGTGAGAGTGTTTGCGGGAGTTCCCGCGGGTGGACCGACGCCCGGAGTGTTCTTCACGCGGTGGATCACTCACTTCTGCGCTCCAGCGTTTATTTTTTTGGCGGGCACAAGTATCTATTTCTACAGTCGAAAGCACACCGACTTTTCGAAGTTTCTGTTGATCCGCGGCGCCTGGCTGATCGCGCTTGAGTTCACCGTTCTCCGCGTGGCGTGGACTTTTAATTTTGATTTCATGCATTACGAAATGGCAGGCGTGATCTGGGTGATCGGGATCTGCATGATCCTGATGGCTGGATTGGTGAAGCTGCCCCTGAAAGTTGTAGGCACAATCGGAGTGGCGATCATCGCGCTCCATAACCTGATGGATCCCCATATGGGGAAACTATTGGAAGGGCTTGACCAGAGCCGGATTTCAGGACTTTGGAAACTCCTCTACGTCGGCTTCTTCGCCGGACCCATCCAGTTTGGGCCGAACGGTCCCAACCTCATCGTTCTTTACTCGATTATTCCCTGGATCGGCGTCATGGCAGCGGGATATGCGTTCGGCACAATTCTGCTGTTGGAGCCTGGCCGAAGGAATCGACTCTGCCTGATCATCGGACTCTCGGCGATCGGACTATTTCTTTTGTTGCGAGGATTTAATTTGTATGGCGATCCGCGACCGTGGCATCACCCGGTGCCGGGACAAAACGGCTCACAATCGATGCCGGCCGCGTTGTCGTTCCTGAACACGAGTAAATATCCGGCATCGCTCCTATTCTTACTGATGACGCTCGGGCCAATCATGGCCCTCATCCCGCTGCTCGAAGGGCTACGCGGAGCACTGGCACGCCAGATCGCAATGTTCGGGCGCGTGCCATTCTTTTTCTACGTGCTGCATATTCCATTGATCCACGTGCTCGCGTGTGTGGTTTCGAAGATTCGATTCGGTATAGTCAGCCCGTGGCTGTTCACCAATCACCCAATGGGTAATCCCGAACCGCCGGAAGGATATATGTGGAGCCTGCCGCTCCTTTACCTGGTATGGGCGATGACCATCGTGCTGCTGTATTTTGCTTGCCGATGGTTTGCCGACTTCAAAGCAAGGCGGAACGACTGGTGGCTCAAATACGTGTAG
- a CDS encoding LacI family DNA-binding transcriptional regulator, with protein MAKSKKSRLSTPGAVTLRAVAEHVGLAPGTVSAVLNNAPSARSIPEHTRQRIRAAAQELKYRPNFLARSLRQKRTYSVGLILEEIGDSYGSLVISGVEAHLRQNNYFFLTVIHRHDPAMLRDYSQLLVERGVEGFVTVDTSFQEAPPVPTVSVAGHRAFPGVTNIILDQEKGIRVGLEHLYQLGHRKIAFMKGQPFSSDSADRWKAVCKVSQDLGLEMDPQLIVNLEIDDPSPQLGYPYAKELLARKKPFTALFAYNDIAAIGAIRAIQEEGLRVPQDISVVGFDDIQWAAFNNPSLTTVRQPLVRMGQMAAETVIGMIEENREPIAEIAVEPTLVIRESTGPAPK; from the coding sequence ATGGCTAAAAGCAAGAAGTCCAGACTCAGTACACCAGGGGCAGTGACCCTGCGCGCAGTCGCGGAGCATGTCGGGTTGGCGCCCGGTACCGTCTCCGCCGTGCTGAACAACGCCCCTTCGGCGCGCTCCATTCCTGAGCACACCCGGCAGCGCATTAGGGCAGCGGCGCAGGAACTGAAATACCGTCCCAATTTTCTTGCCCGATCGTTGCGTCAAAAGCGCACTTACTCGGTGGGGCTCATCCTCGAGGAAATTGGCGACTCCTACGGATCCCTGGTCATCAGCGGTGTCGAAGCGCACCTGCGGCAGAACAACTACTTCTTTCTCACGGTAATCCATCGCCACGATCCGGCGATGTTGCGCGACTATTCACAGCTTCTGGTGGAACGCGGAGTAGAGGGCTTCGTCACGGTCGACACCAGCTTTCAGGAAGCTCCCCCAGTGCCCACGGTCAGCGTGGCCGGGCACCGCGCCTTCCCCGGAGTGACCAACATCATCCTCGATCAGGAAAAGGGAATTCGCGTCGGCCTCGAACATCTGTATCAACTGGGACACCGCAAAATCGCGTTCATGAAAGGCCAGCCCTTCAGTTCAGATTCCGCGGATCGCTGGAAGGCAGTTTGCAAAGTGTCGCAGGACCTGGGATTGGAAATGGACCCCCAACTCATCGTCAACCTTGAGATCGACGACCCCTCGCCGCAATTGGGCTATCCCTACGCGAAGGAGTTGCTCGCCCGCAAGAAGCCGTTTACAGCGCTCTTCGCCTACAACGATATCGCCGCGATCGGAGCGATTCGCGCCATCCAGGAAGAAGGGCTGCGCGTTCCACAGGATATCTCCGTTGTCGGATTCGACGACATTCAGTGGGCGGCCTTCAATAATCCCAGCCTCACCACGGTCCGGCAGCCACTCGTAAGAATGGGCCAGATGGCAGCCGAGACCGTCATCGGCATGATCGAAGAAAATCGTGAGCCCATCGCGGAGATCGCTGTCGAACCTACGTTGGTGATCCGCGAGTCGACCGGGCCGGCGCCGAAATAG
- a CDS encoding CoA-acylating methylmalonate-semialdehyde dehydrogenase — MTSQRTLTQEDTAPVTVATSPARILQNYVGGRWVSAKASGLVDVTNPATGEVLAHAPLSGREDVEAAAAAASAAWPDWRSRSMGERTEFIFALREQFRKRIDELAASVTREGGKVLSDARAEVTRAIEVIEVACASPMTMQGRVLEGVSRGINSETVRQSVGVCAAITPFNFPAMVPMWFLPFAIVCGNTFVLKPSEQVPLTSEIICHILEDIGLPPGVVNLVHGGHDAVNGILDSPGIRAISFVGSVSTAKYIYRRAAENGKRVQALGGAKNYMIVMPDAVIEKTVSNVLGSAFGNAGQRCMAGSILVTVGAAQGKIMGVLKAEAEKLVAGDGTDPKSSLGPVISSAACNRIHEAIDTGVKEGAELLVDGRRPQRAPAGGNFVGPTILNNVKPGMHAATDEIFGPVLSVMHVETLDQAIDLVNSDPRGNGTSIFTENGAAVREYSRRVEVGMVGVNIGVAASPAYFPFSGWKDSFFGDLHVHGWDAIEFFTRKKTVTSRYFSVGETGKFFTEQGDKK; from the coding sequence ATGACATCTCAAAGAACTTTGACCCAAGAAGACACCGCGCCAGTTACGGTTGCAACCTCTCCCGCCCGCATTCTTCAAAACTATGTTGGCGGCCGTTGGGTGTCGGCGAAGGCCTCGGGCCTGGTGGACGTAACGAATCCCGCGACGGGAGAAGTGCTGGCCCATGCTCCATTGTCAGGACGCGAAGATGTCGAAGCCGCGGCGGCCGCGGCCAGTGCAGCGTGGCCGGATTGGCGCTCGCGCTCGATGGGCGAACGGACGGAATTCATCTTTGCGCTCCGTGAACAGTTCCGGAAACGGATTGACGAACTCGCGGCGTCCGTGACCCGTGAAGGCGGCAAAGTACTTTCCGATGCCCGCGCGGAAGTCACGCGTGCGATTGAAGTGATCGAAGTAGCCTGCGCGTCTCCGATGACCATGCAGGGACGCGTGCTGGAAGGTGTGTCACGCGGAATCAATTCAGAAACGGTCCGGCAGTCGGTTGGAGTTTGTGCAGCCATCACCCCGTTCAATTTTCCGGCGATGGTTCCGATGTGGTTTCTGCCGTTTGCGATCGTTTGCGGAAATACTTTTGTACTGAAGCCTTCTGAGCAAGTTCCGCTCACTTCCGAAATCATCTGTCACATCCTCGAAGACATCGGCCTGCCTCCGGGCGTAGTGAACCTGGTGCATGGCGGACACGATGCAGTGAATGGCATCCTCGATAGCCCCGGCATCCGTGCGATCTCGTTTGTCGGATCCGTCAGCACGGCGAAATACATCTACCGCCGCGCAGCGGAAAACGGCAAGCGCGTACAGGCTCTGGGCGGTGCGAAGAACTACATGATCGTGATGCCCGACGCTGTCATTGAAAAAACCGTTTCCAACGTGTTGGGCAGCGCCTTCGGCAACGCCGGGCAACGCTGCATGGCCGGTTCCATACTGGTGACGGTTGGGGCCGCGCAAGGCAAAATCATGGGTGTGCTCAAAGCGGAGGCCGAAAAATTGGTTGCCGGTGACGGCACCGATCCAAAATCGAGCCTGGGCCCTGTAATATCGAGCGCTGCCTGCAACCGTATTCACGAAGCGATCGACACCGGAGTAAAAGAAGGCGCGGAGTTGCTGGTGGATGGAAGGCGTCCGCAGCGCGCCCCTGCCGGCGGCAATTTTGTGGGACCAACGATTCTGAACAACGTAAAGCCCGGCATGCACGCGGCGACCGACGAAATTTTTGGACCAGTGCTCTCCGTCATGCACGTGGAGACGCTTGATCAAGCCATCGACCTGGTGAATTCCGATCCCCGAGGTAACGGTACTTCGATCTTCACCGAAAACGGCGCCGCCGTCCGAGAGTACAGCCGTCGTGTTGAAGTGGGTATGGTGGGTGTGAACATCGGCGTGGCTGCATCACCCGCTTATTTCCCATTCTCAGGATGGAAGGATTCTTTCTTCGGTGACCTGCACGTGCACGGTTGGGACGCGATCGAGTTCTTCACGCGTAAGAAGACCGTGACTTCGCGCTACTTCTCCGTGGGAGAGACCGGCAAGTTCTTTACCGAACAGGGTGACAAGAAATAA
- the pyrR gene encoding bifunctional pyr operon transcriptional regulator/uracil phosphoribosyltransferase PyrR yields MHEKLQLMSASEMERTLVRLAHEILEKSGGVENLGLVGIRRRGVPLAERLAKIIRQREKAPVPVGTLDITFYRDDLSTVGPKPVVQKSEIGFAIGDKKIVLVDDVLFTGRTIRSAMDALFLHGRPSRVQLLVLIDRGHRELPIEATFIGRTVQTTMNEVIEVKLTEVDNSDKVLLMERITERVN; encoded by the coding sequence TTGCACGAGAAACTGCAACTGATGTCTGCTTCTGAAATGGAGCGGACGCTGGTGCGCCTGGCTCACGAAATCCTCGAAAAGAGCGGCGGCGTGGAGAATCTGGGGCTGGTTGGAATTCGCCGGCGCGGGGTTCCGCTGGCGGAACGGCTGGCCAAGATTATCCGGCAGAGAGAAAAAGCTCCGGTCCCGGTCGGCACGCTTGATATCACGTTCTATCGTGACGACCTTTCCACGGTTGGGCCGAAGCCAGTTGTGCAGAAATCGGAAATCGGGTTCGCCATTGGCGACAAAAAAATCGTGCTGGTCGATGATGTGCTGTTCACGGGACGAACGATTCGATCGGCGATGGATGCGCTGTTCCTTCATGGCCGTCCGAGCCGGGTTCAATTGCTGGTGCTGATTGATCGGGGCCATCGTGAGTTGCCGATTGAAGCAACATTTATAGGACGCACCGTGCAAACCACCATGAATGAAGTGATCGAAGTGAAGCTCACCGAAGTGGATAATTCTGACAAGGTGTTGCTGATGGAAAGAATAACGGAACGAGTGAACTAA
- a CDS encoding glycoside hydrolase family 2 protein, whose product MVSTRRFGFCVIFAFLFSFALPVFALPPTTVPLHSGWRFRALNDKSHPGVEQWHPAEVPGVVQMDLLHNKLIEDPFYRDNEKSLQWIGLTDWEYQTEFDVDAATLARKHVDLQFAGLDTYADVYLNDTEILKADNMFRSWRISAKDKLKAGKNTLRVVFHSPIRLMMPKVKAMPYRLPTVGQVQIVSEEGVATDPYTRKAPYNYGWDWGPRYITEGIWLPVKLIAWDDLRIDNFHIRQIKVTKDEAKLSADFDIVATRKVDVTVVVEHPSPGKGALSSTQYRSPFHLEEGINHITLPFDIANPSLWFPNGYGSQTLYKFSATLFSGTGLSVGTGKKAMVEDRAELRTGIRSLELRRQPDQWGKSFTFVVNGIPVFAKGADVIPFDSFMTRVTPAQHRQILQSARDAHMNMIRHWGGGYYETDDFYDICDELGIMVWQDFMFGGAMVPGDLAFQENVREEATQQVKRLRDHPSISLWSGNNEVETGWRYWGDRVYFKETLTPPQRERVWQDYVVLFHDVIKSVVAENGAPVPYWPSSPSANFEDDPGGQRNGDMHYWSVWHALEPISEYTHQFPRFMSEYGFQSFPDIQTVRKFAEPQDLDIISPVMQEHQKNVGGNERIRTYVLREFREPKDFESFLYVSQVMQAEAIKVGAEHLRRQRPRTMGSLYWQLNDCWPVASWASIDYYGRWKALHYYARRFYDDLLVSPWEENGTLSAYIVSDKVQPTDAELSIRVLDFQGKTILEKKQTVTVPELSSKVYASFPRQELLKGTDAQHAFAVVDLIQSGKVVSRNVVLFDHVRNLALPSASIQSEVTGGSGNYTLRLQSAVLAKHVYVSFGDQDVEVSDNYFDLLPNEPITLQLKSKAELDEIKRSLKVRNITDAFTIEAAK is encoded by the coding sequence ATGGTCTCTACCCGACGTTTCGGGTTTTGTGTAATCTTCGCTTTCCTGTTCTCATTCGCCCTCCCCGTTTTTGCATTGCCACCCACCACGGTTCCCCTTCACTCCGGCTGGCGTTTCCGAGCACTGAACGACAAAAGCCATCCCGGTGTGGAGCAGTGGCACCCGGCCGAAGTGCCCGGAGTAGTGCAGATGGACCTCCTGCACAACAAGCTGATTGAGGATCCGTTTTATCGCGACAACGAAAAGTCCCTGCAATGGATCGGCCTCACGGATTGGGAGTACCAGACAGAATTCGATGTGGATGCCGCAACGCTCGCGCGAAAACATGTTGACTTGCAATTCGCGGGACTCGACACCTACGCGGATGTCTATCTGAACGACACCGAAATCCTCAAAGCGGACAACATGTTTCGCTCTTGGCGGATTTCGGCAAAGGACAAATTGAAAGCCGGCAAGAACACGTTGCGAGTCGTCTTTCATTCTCCAATCAGGCTGATGATGCCGAAAGTGAAGGCGATGCCCTATCGCCTGCCGACGGTAGGACAGGTTCAGATTGTCAGCGAAGAAGGGGTCGCGACCGATCCATACACTCGCAAAGCACCTTACAACTATGGATGGGACTGGGGTCCGCGCTATATCACGGAGGGGATCTGGCTCCCGGTAAAACTCATCGCATGGGACGATCTGCGGATCGATAACTTCCATATCCGCCAGATCAAAGTCACGAAGGATGAGGCCAAACTGTCAGCGGACTTCGACATCGTCGCTACTCGCAAAGTTGATGTGACTGTTGTTGTTGAGCACCCCAGTCCAGGGAAGGGCGCTCTTTCTTCCACGCAATACAGGAGTCCTTTTCATCTGGAAGAAGGGATCAATCACATAACGCTCCCCTTTGACATCGCGAACCCCAGCCTGTGGTTTCCGAATGGCTACGGTTCGCAGACACTGTACAAGTTCTCCGCCACACTATTTTCGGGAACTGGACTCTCTGTTGGCACCGGGAAGAAAGCGATGGTCGAGGACCGCGCCGAGCTACGCACGGGAATTCGCTCGCTCGAACTACGCCGCCAGCCCGACCAGTGGGGAAAGAGCTTTACGTTTGTCGTGAATGGCATCCCGGTGTTTGCCAAAGGCGCTGACGTGATTCCCTTCGACAGCTTCATGACGCGCGTCACCCCAGCGCAACATCGCCAGATTCTGCAGTCGGCGCGCGACGCACACATGAATATGATCCGCCACTGGGGCGGAGGCTACTACGAGACCGACGACTTCTACGACATTTGCGACGAACTCGGCATCATGGTTTGGCAGGACTTCATGTTCGGCGGCGCCATGGTTCCCGGAGACCTCGCTTTTCAGGAAAATGTCCGCGAAGAAGCGACGCAGCAGGTAAAGCGCCTCCGCGATCATCCCAGCATTTCGCTCTGGAGCGGCAACAACGAAGTGGAGACCGGCTGGCGCTATTGGGGCGACCGCGTCTATTTCAAAGAAACGTTGACGCCGCCGCAGCGGGAGCGCGTCTGGCAAGACTACGTCGTCCTTTTCCACGACGTCATCAAGAGCGTGGTCGCAGAGAATGGTGCGCCGGTTCCCTACTGGCCGAGTTCTCCCTCCGCCAATTTTGAAGATGATCCGGGCGGCCAGCGTAACGGAGACATGCACTACTGGTCGGTGTGGCATGCGCTGGAACCAATCTCCGAGTACACACATCAGTTTCCGCGCTTCATGTCGGAATACGGTTTCCAATCATTCCCCGATATTCAAACGGTTCGTAAATTCGCCGAACCACAAGATCTCGACATCATCTCCCCGGTGATGCAGGAGCATCAGAAAAATGTCGGCGGCAACGAACGCATTCGTACCTATGTACTCCGCGAATTCCGCGAGCCCAAGGACTTCGAATCGTTCCTCTATGTCAGCCAGGTGATGCAGGCCGAGGCGATCAAAGTCGGCGCAGAGCACCTCCGGCGGCAACGTCCGCGCACGATGGGATCGCTCTACTGGCAACTGAACGACTGCTGGCCAGTCGCGTCGTGGGCGAGCATTGACTACTACGGCCGCTGGAAGGCCCTCCACTATTACGCTCGTCGCTTCTACGATGATTTGCTGGTTTCGCCCTGGGAAGAGAACGGTACTCTGTCCGCGTACATCGTTTCCGACAAAGTACAGCCTACGGACGCCGAGTTAAGTATTCGCGTGCTTGATTTTCAGGGCAAGACCATCCTGGAGAAGAAACAGACAGTTACGGTCCCGGAGCTTTCCAGCAAGGTCTACGCATCTTTCCCTCGGCAGGAACTGCTGAAGGGCACCGATGCACAACATGCCTTTGCTGTCGTTGACTTGATACAGAGCGGGAAAGTAGTTTCACGCAACGTCGTCCTGTTCGATCACGTGCGCAATTTGGCGCTGCCCAGTGCTTCAATTCAGTCGGAAGTAACGGGCGGCAGCGGAAACTACACGCTGCGGTTGCAGTCGGCAGTCTTGGCGAAGCATGTCTACGTGAGCTTTGGAGATCAGGACGTCGAAGTTTCCGACAATTATTTTGATCTACTCCCCAACGAGCCTATTACTCTGCAATTGAAGAGTAAGGCGGAACTAGACGAAATTAAACGATCATTAAAGGTGCGAAATATCACAGACGCGTTTACGATAGAAGCGGCCAAGTAA
- a CDS encoding lactonase family protein, whose amino-acid sequence MHRRFKFLVLTFLLLLSFAHAADRPAKGSYLVYVGTYTGQESKGIYAFRFDPASGKSTPIELVAETTNPSFLAIDPSHHYLYAANEVGDYKGEKSGGISAFAIDHKTGKLTFLNEVSSHGADPCHITLDKSGKHLLVANYTGGSVASFPVLADGKLGEPSAVVQHSGHGPNAERQEGPHAHEIQLTPDNRFAIAADLGLDELLVYRFDVAKGTLTPNDPPFGKVEPGAGPRHFVFDPRGKFVYVLSEMSGSITSFAYDARTGALRNLQAISTLPTDFKGHNDSAEIVASSSGKFLYASNRGPDDIAVFNTGSAKGTLQLVEHVSTKGKAPRNFAIDPTGRFLFVANQESNNIVVFKIDPKTGRLTDIGQTLKAPSPVCIVFLSAE is encoded by the coding sequence ATGCATCGTAGATTCAAATTTCTTGTCCTGACATTTCTTCTCCTACTTTCCTTCGCACATGCCGCAGACCGCCCTGCGAAGGGTTCCTACCTCGTCTACGTAGGGACTTACACGGGCCAGGAAAGTAAAGGGATCTATGCCTTTCGCTTTGATCCCGCCTCCGGCAAGTCGACACCGATTGAACTCGTAGCGGAAACTACCAACCCCTCGTTTCTGGCGATCGATCCGAGCCATCACTACCTTTATGCTGCCAACGAAGTTGGCGATTACAAAGGTGAGAAGAGCGGCGGCATCAGCGCTTTCGCAATCGACCATAAGACCGGCAAACTCACGTTCCTGAACGAGGTTTCCTCACACGGAGCGGACCCCTGCCACATCACGCTCGACAAGTCGGGCAAGCATCTTCTGGTTGCCAACTACACCGGAGGGAGCGTGGCCAGTTTCCCTGTGCTTGCAGACGGCAAACTGGGCGAGCCTTCTGCCGTCGTGCAGCACAGCGGTCATGGCCCGAACGCCGAGCGCCAGGAAGGGCCGCACGCGCACGAAATCCAGTTGACGCCAGACAATCGCTTCGCCATTGCGGCCGACCTCGGTCTTGATGAACTGCTGGTCTATCGCTTCGATGTTGCTAAGGGCACATTGACTCCGAACGATCCGCCATTTGGGAAAGTCGAGCCTGGTGCCGGACCGCGGCATTTTGTTTTTGATCCGCGTGGAAAATTCGTATACGTGTTGAGTGAGATGAGTGGAAGCATCACGAGCTTCGCGTACGACGCGCGCACCGGAGCATTACGGAACCTGCAAGCGATTTCTACTTTACCCACGGATTTCAAGGGCCACAATGATTCCGCCGAAATCGTAGCCTCGTCATCGGGCAAATTTCTCTATGCGTCGAATCGAGGCCCGGACGACATCGCAGTATTCAACACCGGTTCCGCCAAAGGAACGTTGCAACTGGTGGAGCACGTTTCAACCAAAGGCAAGGCTCCGCGTAATTTTGCGATCGACCCAACGGGAAGATTTTTGTTTGTCGCGAACCAGGAATCCAACAACATCGTCGTGTTCAAAATCGATCCTAAGACCGGTCGCCTGACCGACATTGGCCAGACACTCAAAGCACCATCACCGGTATGCATCGTATTTCTGTCTGCTGAATAA